From the Pleurodeles waltl isolate 20211129_DDA chromosome 6, aPleWal1.hap1.20221129, whole genome shotgun sequence genome, the window TATGATCCTATCCTTTGCCTCTTCACTATACCATGTATATCTCCAACATTCCACACAAATATATCAGTTATTCATCCTTCCGTCTTTGGTGATGCTCCATGACGCATGTGGACCCAATGCTCAGCCAACCTAATTCTAAGCATGCAGCACATTCTTGATTGCACCCATACCCCAAAAAATAGCTAATATTCAAGAACAGTTGTTCATAAAGTCCTACAGTCTGCCTCAATACAATCCCAGAGCCCTAATAGGGATCATGGTGTCATCAACTTCCCTCttgatgagaaaacacaatacaaaacaaaaacatatgggACAGCACACTTCCAGTGATGCATAAGGCTGCAGCTTTGGCCACCATTGCTAAACAAGGGCATGGGAGCCATGTTTCAACAGAAAGCTGAAACTGTGACCAGGTTGAACTATGACCATGTTATGTACCCCATTAAAAGCAAACAACTACTATCCTCCTCCAGAGATGTGAAGTGCCCTCCTGAATACCTCGTATGGTATTTCACTTTCAGTAATAATTTTATTAAACGTAAATGAGAATTCCTAATATTGAAGAGGGTTTTGATGGAAACTAACATGATTAGGTCAAGAATACCTCAGTGTACGGCTAGCTTCTGGTAGAAAACTAAATCCAAAAAGGACATCAGAGGGCAGGATGAGCCTACTCTGATCCCCAGGCCATGTGAggagtcccaaagggaccctcTCAGACTttcagttgaattaaaaaaaatatttaagtccTGTGCCGGATTTGCAAATTCTAGACCCTCCCTGGGTTGTCAGAATTTGATAGACCAGCACAGGATTTGCAAAGcttgaaaaacaaattgaagggTTAGGTGCATTACAGCTGTACTTGACCAACCACTGCAgtgcatggcctttgaccatgtgcaTTAGGAGTTGATTGCCCGCAGTGGGCTGGGAGAAGAGCCTCTGCAAAATCAGGTGCTGCTAACAACCCGTGCTGCACATGACGGAAGGTCGTGCGTAGCTGGGGTCGGGTGCCTGCAGCGAGTTGACCCTCCCTGCTGCGCACATTGCtgttgcggtcggccttaaatagGAGGTTAGGTGTAAGGATGTTGTACAGAATCACTGGAAATACCAAAGTTTAATGCAATATTATGATTTGTTTTAACTATAAGATCTTAACATACGTTCTTCTTTGTAGTTAAGAACTCATCCTCTGGATGGTGGTgaataagtgtttatttttttttaaagctggaaACAGATCTTACGCATTTCAGCTCGCATGATGGGCACTGGGAATCGATAGGAGCCATGTTTATATACAAATTGATAGCATAAAACAGAAGATAGACTGAATAATAAATgttaattttaaacattttatttcagaataaataacaaaataaatcatGAAACATTAAAGTTCTAAACTGCCGGTGCATGTTATAATCTTAATAATATGTGCATGCCTGCGATTAAATAAACTTTTTGTTCGGCCTCTGCATttcaatccattaaaaaaaaaaaaaacaccaaaaacggTCTACATTTAAAGTGAACTTATAGTTAGAACACATTAAATAATATAACTTACATTTATAAATAAAATCTAAGGAATTCATCAGAAATATACAGTTAATACATTAAGCTGTATCACGGACAATGGCAATAACTTCACttgggatgtcatcaatgatgtaatttaacatgtcatcagTTATGGAAAATGGCCATCCAGATGGTCTCTTTCATTTTAAAATGACCACCCCAATGACCTTCCTTTTTTGTGTCCGAGCCACAAGGTTAGCATTTATTAATTTACGTCTCTGTGGATCTTTTGCATGTCCAAAATGTAATGTGACACACTAACCATGATCAGCCCGCTCTCACCCCATTCCGGATTTTGCCTGCTGACCATGAAGGGATGTACTCCTTCTTTAGCTAAACCAAACGAGTTAACGCCTCAAAACAAACCTCACTTCCTGGTTGGTACTTTCGCAACAGAGGTAAAGTGTTTTTTGGATTCAAGTAGAAAGGCACTCTCTATAGGAACTAGCGGATTCATTTGGCTTTATTAGCAGAGGGTTACAATGACTAGACCATAGGTCAGTAGCAAGTAAAATGCGGCCCTGCGGGTTTTACCCCCTTGTTGtgcctccatcatccacttcatcgGACTTCAGGTATTAAGTGACATAATATCATTCCACAATTACATCATGCCACAACCCCTTTCATAGCTTTCCACTTAGAAAACCTGTTTTACTGGCTACTTTCAGTTCAAGTGAATTTTTATTTTGCTTAGGTTCAGGAGGTGTAGCACTTAGCAGATGTGTTGGATGCTCATAGAAAATGGGTAGCAAACAATGAATGGTTGGTTTACCTCTAATCTTTACCATTTTGTTCTCTGCAGATATCACTGCGTGTGGCTACAGTGGCCCTACCATGCCTGATTTCCTGAGTATCTTTGGCAACAGCAACCGGGGAGTGAAGGACACTAGCAGGAAGATCAGCTTTGACAGTCTCTTTATACCTACCTCAGAATGTGGCATGTCTTCCTTCCGCAGAGATGACACTGTGAGCAAGCGGGTTAGAATCTCAAAGTATGAGAAAACCATTCAGAAACTGAAGGCCGGGGAACCACTGGGCTGGCTCCCTCAGGAAGCGAAGAGTGAGGAGATGGAATTTAAGGGTGACCCGGACAAGAACTGTGGCAACGATTTTAACAGCCGGAACTGGATGCTAGGCATGGACTCTAAGGCTACCATCCTACCCCTGCCCTCTAGGAGCAGCTCGCGGGTACAGGGTGTGGTGTCAAGGGGTTCAAAGTATGACATACTTATACAAAATCTGAAGACAGGTGAGGCACTATGTCCACAGAACACTAATGCCTACAAAAAACCCTCCAAGTATGACCTGGATAATATCAAATATCTTCACCTTTTCAAATCAGGAGAGGATCTACAGGAAATTAGTGGGGGAAGCCCCTTTAAAACGGGCAATGTCATTCAAAATTCCAAATGTGATACCTCTGACATTAAGCAAACTAACCGAGATAAAGCCGCAGGAACGGACCCAAGCCTGAGCCCAGTCACTCTCATCAGCACTCCTTGCAATTTGGTGGTCACTGCTGGACAAACAGTGCAGATACCAGTCAGTGACTTTAAAGAACCTAGTCACTAGTATTACTGTTCACTCAGATTGACCAGAGTTGCCATTTATGGATCTGTTATTGTTAAGCTAAGCAAGATGGGATCTAGCCGCGCCCTGATGCTCGCTGCTGTAACCCTTGTAAGGTTATAATGTGTGCCTATTTGGATTTGGCAATGAATATGGCTATTAGGGTCTCACTCAAAAGGGAAGCTTGAGGGTGACCCTGAAATTAGATTTGGTTGTACTTTTTAAAAAGCCACCTCTCTAATTACTCATAGAACCAAAAGGAAAGCTTTTCAAATCAATATTCCGACATTTAACTGTGCTTTTCGATCTGTTTGTGCAAGACATGAAAATTGTGTGCATTCTGTATCAATGTACCAAAATTGATGTATGTGGCATCAGTTAAAATAAACAATAATATACCCGCACAAAACAGTACATAATGGACCATGGTAATCCAAGTGGTGGTGTAGAATAGAAAAGAAACTACTTCAAGGATGGAAAATAAGTCTTTTGTACCGTGGGGATGGATACAATAGGTGAATATGGAAGGTATTGATGAACCTAGGAGGAAGACAGCTATGCATTGGATTCTGGTTAATACTGGTTTCTGCTC encodes:
- the LOC138300151 gene encoding zinc finger protein castor homolog 1-like, whose product is MSAKRKSGLKVNAICAKLRHQVDSDRDNEVMENAEHEVPDPSEKQKFLSRAPSKIMNISQRREDKKWRREAIEKWVNGECVDEPVGGEKAEVCEIPTEDVYIVKPEDCSDNEDNGGKSAAPLKSQASELLVKLASKAATAKDQSLGEAVTKQSSALASDITACGYSGPTMPDFLSIFGNSNRGVKDTSRKISFDSLFIPTSECGMSSFRRDDTVSKRVRISKYEKTIQKLKAGEPLGWLPQEAKSEEMEFKGDPDKNCGNDFNSRNWMLGMDSKATILPLPSRSSSRVQGVVSRGSKYDILIQNLKTGEALCPQNTNAYKKPSKYDLDNIKYLHLFKSGEDLQEISGGSPFKTGNVIQNSKCDTSDIKQTNRDKAAGTDPSLSPVTLISTPCNLVVTAGQTVQIPVSDFKEPSH